In Mustela nigripes isolate SB6536 chromosome 2, MUSNIG.SB6536, whole genome shotgun sequence, a single window of DNA contains:
- the CHDH gene encoding choline dehydrogenase, mitochondrial, whose product MWRVPRGWRVGRLGPWGAEGRKQPPSVRALASVGSRSGDEYSHVVVGAGSAGCVLARRLTEDPDKRVLLLEAGPKDVLAGSKRLLWKIHMPAALVANLCDDRYNWCYHTEPQPGLDGRVLYWPRGRVWGGSSSLNAMVYIRGHAEDYNRWQREGAAGWDYAHCLPYFRKAQSHELGAGTYRGGQGPLHVSRGKTNHPLHHAFLEAAQQAGYPLTEDMNGFQQEGFGWMDMTIHQGKRWSAACAYLHPALGRPNLTAEAQTLVHRVLFEGTRAVGVEYVKNGQSHRVYAGAEVILSGGAINSPQLLMLSGVGNADDLRKLGIPVVCHLPGVGQNLQDHLEVYIQQACTRPITLHSAQKPLRKVRIGLEWLWKFTGDGATAHLETGGFIRSRPGVPHPDIQFHFLPSQVIDHGRVPTQQEAYQVHVGTMRGTSVGWLKLRSANPQDHPVIQPNYLTTETDIHDFRQCVKLTREIFAQKALAPFRGKELQPGSNVQSDEEIDAFVRAKADSAYHPSCTCKMGQPSDPMAVVDPQTRVLGVQNLRVVDASIMPSVVSGNLNAPTIMIAEKAADIIRGQPALWDKDVPVYKPGTLATQR is encoded by the exons ATGTGGCGTGTCCCGCGAGGCTGGAGGGTAGGGCGCCTGGGACCCTGGGGAGCCGAGGGGCGGAAGCAGCCCCCCAGCGTCCGCGCACTGGCCAGCGTGGGCTCCCGGAGCGGGGACGAATACAGTCACGTGGTGGTGGGTGCAGGCTCCGCGGGCTGCGTGCTGGCGCGGCGGCTCACTGAGGACCCCGACAAGCGCGTGCTGCTGCTGGAGGCCGGGCCCAAGGACGTGCTGGCGGGGAGCAAGCGGCTCTTGTGGAAGATCCACATGCCCGCGGCCCTCGTGGCCAACCTGTGCGATGACAGGTACAACTGGTGCTACCACACGGAGCCGCAGCCGGGCCTCGACGGCCGGGTGCTGTACTGGCCGCGCGGCCGGGTCTGGGGGGGCTCGTCGTCGCTCAACGCCATGGTCTACATCCGCGGCCACGCCGAAGACTACAACCGCTGGCAGCGGGAAGGCGCCGCGGGCTGGGACTACGCGCACTGCCTGCCCTACTTCCGCAAGGCGCAGAGCCACGAGCTGGGCGCCGGCACGTACCGCGGCGGCCAGGGCCCCCTGCACGTGTCCCGGGGCAAGACCAACCACCCGCTGCACCACGCCTTCCTGGAGGCGGCGCAGCAGGCCGGCTACCCGCTCACTGAGGACATGAACGGCTTCCAGCAAGAAGGCTTCGGGTGGATGGACATGACCATCCACCAAG GCAAGCGCTGGAGTGCCGCGTGCGCGTACCTGCACCCGGCACTGGGCCGCCCCAACCTCACAGCCGAGGCGCAGACGCTCGTGCACAGGGTGCTGTTCGAGGGTACCCGCGCCGTGGGTGTGGAGTACGTCAAGAACGGCCAGAGCCACAGG GTTTACGCCGGCGCGGAGGTGATTCTGAGCGGGGGTGCCATCAACTCTCCACAGCTGCTCATGCTCTCAGGCGTCGGCAACGCGGATGACCTCCGCAAGCTGGGCATCCCGGTGGTGTGCCACCTGCCCG GGGTGGGCCAGAACCTGCAAGACCACCTGGAGGTGTACATCCAGCAGGCCTGCACCCGCCCCATCACCCTGCACTCGGCGCAGAAGCCCTTGAGGAAAGTCCGGATTGGTCTGGAGTGGCTCTGGAAGTTCACAG GGGATGGGGCCACGGCGCACCTGGAAACAGGTGGGTTCATCCGGAGCCGGCCTGGGGTCCCTCACCCGGACATCCAGTTCCATTTCCTGCCGTCCCAAGTGATAGACCATGGCCGGGTCCCCACCCAGCAGGAGGCTTACCAG GTGCACGTGGGGACCATGCGGGGCACGAGTGTGGGATGGCTTAAACTGAGAAGTGCCAACCCCCAGGACCACCCTGTGATTCAGCCCAACTACTTGACAACAG AAACCGACATTCACGACTTCCGACAGTGTGTGAAGCTGACCAGAGAAATTTTTGCCCAGAAAGCCCTGGCGCCATTCCGGGGGAAGGAGCTCCAGCCGGGAAGCAACGTGCAGTCAGATGAGGAGATCGATGCCTTCGTGAGGGCGAAGGCCGACAGCGCCTACCACCCCTCCTGCACCTGCAAGATGGGCCAGCCCTCTGATCCCATGGCCGTGGTGGATCCACAGACCAGGGTGCTTGGGGTGCAGAACCTCAGGGTGGTCGACGCTTCCATCATGCCCAGCGTGGTCAGTGGCAACCTGAACGCCCCCACCATCATGATCgcagagaaagcagcagacaTCATCAGGGGGCAGCCTGCACTCTGGGACAAGGACGTCCCTGTCTACAAGCCTGGGACCCTGGCCACCCAGCGCTGA